The stretch of DNA GTACCCCGGCTGGTGTGCCGCAAGCTTGACCATGACCTGTACTTCGGCTGCCCGAAGGCAATGGCTCTGCCTGACATGGTGCGTGCGCTAATACCAGAACTGCCGCAAGTCGAGTTCGTACTCGACGAACGCACGGGCAGCGAAGAGGAATCCTACCAGAGACTGGCCCGGCGGCTGAAGACAGGCTGGACGGCATCGAAACTCAGGAAAGCAGCGTCGCCAGACCGGGGTTGGCACCCGCAGATCGCTGGCACAGGACTCACACTCAGAAGCAAGTTGCAACAGCGATATGAAAATACGGAAAATACAGAACCAACCCCTAACTCAAGACTCAGTATGGGGGGTACCAAAGGATTATGTCAGCCGTGCATCGGCGTGGTCGGACACGACTATCTCGTCGATGACAAAGTTCTGAGCCTCAACCTGGTTGAGAAGTTGAAAGACCTGGGCCTGCGACCAGTCCGCAAAACGGATTTCGAGCCGAAACCTCGGCAATCGAATAAGAATTATCCTATCCTGCAGCCAGCGTTCATGCCAAACTGGATGTTCGAGCGGGAACTGATTCGAGCCGCCCTAGACATGGCAGCGGAACGGACTGTCATGGGCCTGGTACTGGCGACGAGCTTCGCGTGTGGCACTTCAGCGGTCACCAACGAACTCATTCATCGAGCCGTTGCTCGAGCAAGATCCGACTTGCCGGTTCTGACCGTTATTTTCGACGAACACACGGCCGAGGCTGGGCTCCAGACCAGGCTCGAATCATTTGCCGAACTTCTGCAAATGCGCCAGAATGCAACACTCCAAGCTAGCCGGCACGAGCGCCTGTGGGATAGCCTAACAAGACAGCGACAATGAAGGCTGCGTTTCCATACATGGACACGATCCGCATTCCGCTAGCGGCCATCCTGCGAGCCCTTGGTGCCGACGTAGTCGTCCCACCAAAGCCTGACCGGCAGGTTCTCAACCTCGGCGTACGCCTAGCACCGGAACTCATGTGCATCCCATTCAAACTGACCTTGGGCAACATGGTCCGCTGCCTCGAAATGGGTGCGGATACCTTGGTTTACGTCAGTGGTTCATGGTCGTGCCGATTTGGCTACTATGGTCGGCTTCAAACCGAAATTCTTGAAGACCTCGGGTTCCGGTTCCGGCTTGTCGAACTCCGCCACGATCGGATTCTCGATGCGTGTCACGAAGTCATCAGACTGAACCGAAGTCTGCCAAGGGCGGTACTCCGTACGGTACACGCGTTCCGGCTGGGCTGGCTCAAGTCGCACAG from candidate division WOR-3 bacterium encodes:
- a CDS encoding acyl-CoA dehydratase activase-related protein, with amino-acid sequence MTRRIGICRALDGFRFLDKWQSFLTDLGFEVVVSRVTDRQTIEAGARIAPAELCLPAKVYLGHALSLRCQVDALFVPRLVCRKLDHDLYFGCPKAMALPDMVRALIPELPQVEFVLDERTGSEEESYQRLARRLKTGWTASKLRKAASPDRGWHPQIAGTGLTLRSKLQQRYENTENTEPTPNSRLSMGGTKGLCQPCIGVVGHDYLVDDKVLSLNLVEKLKDLGLRPVRKTDFEPKPRQSNKNYPILQPAFMPNWMFERELIRAALDMAAERTVMGLVLATSFACGTSAVTNELIHRAVARARSDLPVLTVIFDEHTAEAGLQTRLESFAELLQMRQNATLQASRHERLWDSLTRQRQ